The Sneathiella sp. P13V-1 genome includes a window with the following:
- a CDS encoding DUF4170 domain-containing protein, with product MTDTATANATKKELFVVFGGRVTDTRGRDFVDPGNMDVRGFFESHDAAMGAWRAASQSKVDDAFTKYVIVRLW from the coding sequence ATGACAGATACAGCGACAGCTAACGCCACTAAGAAGGAATTGTTTGTGGTGTTCGGCGGCCGGGTTACTGATACACGTGGTCGTGATTTTGTAGATCCGGGTAATATGGATGTGCGCGGTTTTTTTGAATCGCACGATGCGGCTATGGGTGCCTGGCGTGCAGCCAGTCAAAGCAAGGTTGATGACGCATTTACCAAATATGTCATCGTTCGCCTTTGGTAA
- a CDS encoding periplasmic heavy metal sensor yields the protein MKMGKTRVLTILLIASIGLNIAGAAFVGAQWYRYNVKSARSGELTFDRRAALSSLEKSEKKQIRAIWNYHKPYFKDEVRDFREAKRILSDSLSAENLDDTEIKEAFDVLISSRQNVEKRLFTILYESARLLPPEKRETFFNRGFKRWSDRHHKFKDHKFGDKDD from the coding sequence ATGAAAATGGGTAAAACCAGAGTTCTGACCATTCTGCTGATTGCTTCCATCGGCTTGAACATAGCCGGTGCCGCTTTTGTCGGCGCGCAATGGTATCGATACAATGTGAAATCCGCACGAAGCGGGGAACTCACCTTCGATCGCCGTGCGGCCTTGTCTTCTCTTGAAAAATCAGAGAAGAAGCAAATCCGCGCCATTTGGAACTATCACAAGCCGTATTTCAAAGATGAAGTGAGAGATTTTAGGGAGGCGAAACGTATCCTGAGTGACAGTCTTTCTGCGGAAAACTTGGATGATACCGAGATTAAAGAGGCTTTTGATGTGTTAATCTCAAGCCGGCAGAATGTTGAGAAAAGGCTATTCACAATATTATACGAGTCAGCCCGTTTACTTCCTCCAGAAAAACGAGAGACGTTTTTTAACAGAGGGTTCAAACGCTGGTCAGACAGGCATCACAAATTTAAAGATCACAAATTCGGTGATAAGGACGACTGA
- the argS gene encoding arginine--tRNA ligase, with protein MTASLLTQLSARVGQVFETCDLDPKFGKVVLSQRRELGQFQCNGALAAAKSAKKNPRDIAQTVLEALEKTGIFAELSLAGPGFINMKLTDEFLKSHLNTIAADDSFGIREEHNSEKVILDYGGPNVAKAMHVGHLRATIIGESLRRLHVFMGDDVISDVHFGDWGLPMGLLIKEIELQKPDLPYFDADNEGPFPAESPVTVDELQELYPAASSRSKENPEFLEAAREATFELQKGRAGYRALWKHMLDVSIAETKIDFDLLGAHFTEWKGEADTNDHIPSMLERFASNNLSEESDGAIVVRIAREDDKKEMPPLILQKSDGAVMYGTTDLATIEMRQLEHDPDSILYVVDARQGLHFEQVFRAARVGDSLDADATLEHVGFGTVNGKDGKPLKTRDGGVVRLRSMIEDAIGEARKVVEEAGLKDKFSSEELEDIATKVGIAAIKYADLSNQRMSNYVFDLERFTKFEGKTGPYQMYAAVRIKSMLRKATDQGIASGDIVVTHEAERNLMLALSQLSEAVFAAADKSAPNILCDHVYALTQEFNSFYHDCQVLGESDEAIRASRLKLCEITLRQIEAVLDMLGIAVPERM; from the coding sequence GTGACTGCATCCCTACTCACTCAACTAAGTGCCCGCGTTGGGCAGGTTTTCGAAACATGTGATCTGGATCCAAAATTCGGTAAAGTGGTTCTCTCCCAACGCCGTGAACTTGGTCAGTTTCAATGCAATGGTGCGCTTGCCGCTGCAAAATCTGCGAAAAAGAACCCACGCGACATTGCTCAAACCGTTTTGGAGGCGCTTGAGAAAACAGGGATCTTTGCAGAGCTTTCCCTTGCAGGCCCCGGCTTCATTAATATGAAGCTAACTGACGAGTTCCTGAAATCACACCTGAATACGATTGCAGCGGACGACAGCTTTGGCATTCGTGAGGAGCATAATTCAGAAAAGGTTATTCTGGATTATGGCGGACCAAATGTAGCTAAAGCGATGCATGTGGGGCACCTTCGTGCCACCATTATCGGTGAAAGTCTGCGCCGCTTGCATGTCTTCATGGGCGATGACGTCATCAGTGACGTTCACTTTGGTGACTGGGGCCTTCCAATGGGCCTGCTCATTAAGGAAATTGAACTTCAGAAACCGGACCTTCCATACTTTGATGCTGATAACGAAGGACCGTTCCCCGCGGAATCTCCAGTTACTGTGGATGAACTACAAGAGCTGTATCCTGCTGCGTCTTCACGCAGTAAAGAAAACCCGGAATTCCTGGAAGCCGCCCGCGAAGCAACTTTTGAGCTTCAAAAAGGCCGCGCAGGATATCGCGCCCTTTGGAAACATATGCTGGATGTTTCTATTGCCGAGACGAAAATCGACTTTGATCTATTAGGCGCGCACTTCACTGAATGGAAAGGTGAAGCCGACACAAACGATCATATTCCGTCTATGCTGGAGCGGTTCGCCTCCAACAATCTGTCAGAAGAATCTGATGGTGCCATTGTAGTACGCATCGCAAGGGAAGATGACAAAAAAGAGATGCCGCCATTGATCCTACAAAAATCAGATGGCGCGGTGATGTACGGCACCACGGACCTCGCCACCATCGAAATGCGGCAGCTGGAACATGACCCGGACAGCATTCTCTATGTGGTAGATGCCCGCCAAGGATTGCATTTTGAACAGGTCTTTCGCGCCGCCCGCGTAGGTGACAGCCTAGATGCTGACGCCACCTTGGAGCATGTCGGATTTGGCACCGTGAACGGCAAAGACGGCAAGCCACTTAAAACCCGTGATGGCGGAGTGGTACGTCTTCGCAGCATGATCGAAGATGCCATTGGCGAAGCCCGTAAAGTCGTTGAAGAAGCGGGCTTGAAAGACAAATTCTCAAGTGAAGAGCTTGAAGATATTGCCACCAAGGTTGGCATTGCCGCCATTAAATATGCGGATCTTTCCAACCAACGCATGTCCAACTATGTTTTCGATCTGGAACGTTTCACCAAGTTTGAAGGTAAAACCGGTCCTTACCAGATGTATGCGGCGGTCCGGATTAAATCCATGTTGCGCAAAGCCACAGATCAGGGAATTGCATCTGGTGATATTGTGGTCACTCACGAAGCCGAACGCAACCTGATGCTCGCCTTGTCACAGCTCTCCGAAGCGGTCTTTGCAGCAGCCGACAAAAGTGCGCCGAACATTCTTTGTGATCATGTTTATGCGCTCACGCAGGAATTCAACAGCTTCTATCATGATTGTCAGGTTCTCGGTGAAAGTGATGAAGCCATCCGCGCATCCCGCCTGAAACTTTGCGAGATTACGCTCCGTCAAATTGAAGCGGTTCTGGATATGCTTGGGATCGCAGTACCAGAACGTATGTAA
- a CDS encoding sigma-70 family RNA polymerase sigma factor produces the protein MSDSNLIDRDAQLLRQLAKGDLRASREITSLYTDQAYRTAYRMTADQMVAEDITQEAFLKLWKAAAKWEAKARISTWLHRVIHNLAIDHLRKTKRFSDAKVPEREDPGLNPYENQALAEMKRSVRSGVVDLPHRQRVAITLVHFDECGNKDAAERMGISVEALESLLSRGRRKLKELLSPDHIR, from the coding sequence ATGAGCGACAGCAACCTGATAGATCGGGATGCCCAATTGCTAAGGCAACTGGCTAAGGGTGATTTGCGTGCGAGTCGTGAAATTACGTCGCTGTATACAGATCAGGCATACAGAACCGCTTACCGGATGACGGCGGACCAAATGGTTGCCGAAGACATTACACAGGAAGCCTTCCTCAAACTTTGGAAGGCCGCTGCCAAATGGGAAGCCAAGGCACGCATCAGTACTTGGCTTCACCGGGTCATTCATAATCTGGCCATAGATCATTTGCGGAAAACCAAACGGTTTTCTGATGCAAAAGTCCCTGAGCGGGAAGATCCTGGTCTCAATCCATATGAAAATCAAGCACTGGCGGAAATGAAACGCTCGGTTCGCTCCGGCGTGGTGGATTTGCCGCACAGGCAACGGGTTGCTATAACGCTTGTTCACTTTGATGAATGTGGCAACAAGGATGCAGCCGAAAGAATGGGGATTTCAGTAGAAGCTCTCGAGTCGCTCCTCTCAAGGGGGCGCCGAAAACTGAAAGAACTCTTATCGCCTGACCATATACGATAG
- the groES gene encoding co-chaperone GroES, which translates to MSFRPLHDRVLIKRVESEEKSAGGIILVDSAQEKPSEGEVVAVGGGAIKEDGSVRALDVAVGDKVLFGKWSGTEIKLEGEDFLIMKESDILGVLS; encoded by the coding sequence ATGTCATTTCGTCCATTGCACGATCGCGTTTTGATCAAACGCGTTGAAAGCGAAGAAAAATCTGCTGGCGGTATTATCCTCGTAGATAGCGCACAGGAAAAGCCAAGTGAAGGTGAAGTTGTTGCTGTTGGCGGCGGCGCGATTAAGGAAGACGGCTCTGTTCGCGCCCTTGACGTAGCTGTAGGCGACAAAGTTCTGTTCGGTAAATGGTCCGGTACAGAAATCAAGCTGGAAGGCGAAGATTTCCTGATCATGAAAGAATCCGACATTCTCGGCGTTCTTAGCTAA
- a CDS encoding bactofilin family protein, with the protein MFNKKNQSLSNQSRDTTDSLEKQVAKPASMPRPAPSNPVPAGNSSSAFPLRPSGMNMQEETKEGSRLHVGKDIHLKGEITACDRLIVEGTVEASMDSKEIEITESGIFEGEVTIDRAEISGRFNGTMTARKKLVIHKTGIVSGTIRYGEIEIEPGGCISGQLAQQSKTPETTTT; encoded by the coding sequence ATGTTCAACAAGAAAAACCAATCGCTTTCAAATCAATCTAGAGACACCACGGATTCATTAGAAAAGCAGGTCGCCAAGCCGGCCTCCATGCCGCGCCCCGCGCCTTCAAACCCCGTACCGGCGGGAAATTCCTCATCAGCGTTTCCGCTGCGCCCGTCTGGCATGAATATGCAGGAAGAAACCAAAGAAGGGAGCCGCCTGCATGTGGGAAAAGATATCCACCTGAAAGGTGAAATAACCGCTTGTGATCGCCTGATAGTTGAGGGAACGGTTGAAGCCTCTATGGACTCCAAAGAAATTGAAATCACTGAAAGCGGCATCTTCGAAGGAGAAGTAACCATTGACCGTGCAGAAATTTCAGGGCGGTTTAACGGAACAATGACCGCACGCAAGAAACTGGTCATTCATAAAACCGGAATTGTCAGTGGCACCATCCGATATGGCGAGATCGAAATAGAACCCGGCGGATGCATTTCCGGCCAGTTGGCACAACAAAGTAAAACCCCCGAAACCACTACTACATAA
- the groL gene encoding chaperonin GroEL (60 kDa chaperone family; promotes refolding of misfolded polypeptides especially under stressful conditions; forms two stacked rings of heptamers to form a barrel-shaped 14mer; ends can be capped by GroES; misfolded proteins enter the barrel where they are refolded when GroES binds) has product MAKQVHFGAEARARILEGVNILADAVKVTLGPKGRNVVLDKSFGAPRVTKDGVSVAKEIELEDKLQNMGAQMVREVASKTNDLAGDGTTTATVLAQSIVQEGLKAVAAGMNPMDLKRGIDLAVGKAIESIQNGANPVAGASEIAQVGTISANGEAEIGSIISEAMEKVGNEGVITVEEAKGLETELDVVEGMQFDRGYLSPYFVTNAEKMLTEMENPFILLHEKKLTNLQPMLPILEAVVQSGKPLLIIAEDIEGEALATLVVNKLRGGLKIAAVKAPGFGDRRKAMLEDIAILTGGQMISEELGIKLENVTLDMLGTAKTVTISKEETTIVDGAGTRDDIDARVGQIKAQIEETSSDYDREKLQERLAKLAGGVAVIKVGGATEVEVKERKDRVDDALHATRAAVEEGIVPGGGTALLYASRALEGLEGANEDQNVGVKIIARALQAPIRQIAENAGHDGAVVAGKLLEQDDPKHGFNAQTGVYGNLLEDGVVDPAKVVRTALEDAASVAGLLITTEATVTDAPAKEGSGSGMPDMGGMGGMGGMGGF; this is encoded by the coding sequence ATGGCTAAACAAGTACATTTCGGTGCTGAGGCACGCGCGAGAATTCTGGAAGGCGTAAACATCCTTGCAGATGCCGTTAAAGTTACACTGGGTCCGAAAGGCCGTAACGTCGTTCTGGACAAATCCTTCGGCGCACCTCGCGTGACTAAAGACGGTGTTTCCGTTGCCAAAGAAATTGAGCTTGAAGATAAGCTGCAGAACATGGGCGCACAGATGGTGCGTGAAGTTGCTTCCAAAACGAACGACCTGGCTGGCGACGGTACAACAACTGCTACTGTTCTGGCTCAGTCTATCGTTCAGGAAGGTCTGAAAGCTGTTGCTGCTGGCATGAACCCGATGGATCTGAAACGCGGCATCGACCTTGCTGTTGGTAAAGCGATCGAAAGCATCCAAAATGGTGCAAACCCAGTTGCGGGTGCATCTGAAATCGCTCAGGTTGGTACAATCTCTGCAAACGGTGAAGCAGAAATCGGCAGCATTATTTCTGAAGCCATGGAAAAAGTTGGCAACGAAGGTGTTATCACTGTTGAAGAAGCCAAAGGCCTGGAAACAGAGTTGGACGTTGTTGAAGGTATGCAGTTCGACCGCGGTTACCTGTCACCATACTTCGTGACAAACGCTGAGAAAATGCTGACAGAGATGGAAAACCCATTCATCCTGCTGCACGAAAAGAAACTGACAAACCTGCAGCCAATGCTTCCAATCCTTGAAGCAGTTGTTCAGTCAGGCAAGCCACTTCTGATCATCGCTGAAGACATCGAAGGTGAAGCACTTGCAACTCTCGTTGTAAACAAACTGCGCGGCGGCTTGAAAATTGCTGCTGTTAAAGCTCCTGGCTTTGGTGACCGTCGTAAAGCAATGCTTGAAGACATCGCGATCCTGACTGGTGGTCAAATGATCTCCGAAGAGCTTGGCATCAAACTTGAAAATGTTACTCTGGACATGTTGGGTACAGCTAAGACGGTTACAATTTCCAAAGAGGAAACAACAATCGTTGACGGTGCCGGCACAAGAGACGACATCGACGCACGCGTTGGTCAGATCAAAGCGCAGATCGAAGAAACTTCTTCCGATTATGACCGCGAAAAACTGCAGGAACGTCTGGCTAAACTGGCTGGCGGTGTTGCCGTGATTAAAGTTGGCGGTGCAACTGAAGTTGAAGTGAAAGAACGCAAAGACCGCGTTGACGATGCTCTGCACGCGACACGCGCAGCTGTTGAAGAAGGTATCGTCCCAGGTGGCGGAACTGCGCTTCTATACGCATCCCGCGCACTTGAAGGTCTCGAAGGTGCAAACGAAGATCAGAACGTTGGTGTTAAGATCATCGCACGCGCTTTGCAGGCTCCTATCCGTCAGATCGCTGAAAACGCAGGTCACGACGGTGCGGTTGTTGCTGGTAAGCTTCTGGAACAAGACGATCCGAAGCACGGCTTTAACGCACAGACAGGTGTATACGGTAACCTGCTGGAAGACGGTGTTGTTGACCCGGCTAAAGTTGTTCGTACAGCCCTTGAAGATGCAGCCTCTGTTGCAGGTCTGTTGATCACAACAGAAGCAACTGTAACAGATGCACCTGCAAAAGAAGGTTCCGGCTCTGGAATGCCTGACATGGGCGGCATGGGCGGTATGGGTGGTATGGGCGGTTTCTAA
- a CDS encoding alpha/beta fold hydrolase gives MTQPELLQRPDGQSIAYHHTPGDAPGVIFCSGFMSDMEGTKALALEQAMKDLGRSYTRFDYLGHGQSTGLFKDGTISRWTDDALAVLDECTAGPQVVVGSSMGGWIGLRMALLRPERVLGFVGIAAAPDFTRRMKRDLTDDAKADIERQGYWEEPSEYSEEPYTITGKLLGDGEKNCIMDNAIPFDGPVHLLQGMKDDAVPWQTALDIQERLTSDNVNVTLVKEGDHRLSEDIDLNRLILTTETVCSQVARNLLHR, from the coding sequence ATGACCCAACCTGAACTTCTCCAACGTCCCGACGGCCAATCCATAGCATACCACCATACACCCGGCGATGCACCTGGTGTGATATTCTGCTCTGGCTTTATGTCCGATATGGAAGGCACAAAAGCTCTGGCCCTTGAGCAGGCCATGAAGGATCTTGGACGAAGCTATACACGCTTTGACTATTTAGGGCACGGACAATCTACAGGTTTGTTCAAAGATGGCACAATTAGCCGCTGGACGGATGACGCACTGGCTGTATTGGATGAATGCACCGCGGGTCCTCAGGTTGTCGTGGGATCTTCCATGGGGGGATGGATCGGTCTTCGCATGGCTCTTCTTCGCCCTGAAAGGGTTTTAGGATTTGTTGGCATTGCGGCGGCCCCTGATTTTACACGGCGCATGAAACGGGACCTTACCGATGATGCAAAAGCGGATATCGAACGTCAGGGTTACTGGGAAGAACCATCTGAATATTCGGAAGAGCCATACACAATCACCGGCAAATTGCTGGGAGATGGTGAAAAGAACTGCATCATGGATAATGCAATCCCTTTTGATGGCCCGGTTCACCTTCTTCAAGGTATGAAGGATGACGCGGTGCCATGGCAAACCGCCCTGGATATTCAGGAGAGGCTGACCAGTGACAATGTGAATGTCACATTAGTAAAAGAAGGGGATCACCGTCTATCAGAAGATATCGATCTAAATCGTTTGATATTGACCACAGAAACAGTTTGTAGTCAGGTCGCCCGTAACTTGCTTCACAGGTAG
- a CDS encoding DUF2842 domain-containing protein yields the protein MNKSRKPIGLLMILVFLTVYCFGAMLIAVNFLPENKWIDLIYYPIAGVLWIFPVMKIVKFMQPGDPEEEI from the coding sequence ATGAATAAAAGTCGAAAACCGATTGGCCTTCTGATGATCCTGGTTTTTCTGACGGTTTATTGCTTTGGGGCGATGTTGATCGCTGTGAATTTCTTGCCAGAGAATAAGTGGATTGATCTGATTTATTATCCAATAGCCGGGGTGCTATGGATTTTCCCTGTTATGAAAATTGTAAAGTTCATGCAGCCGGGGGATCCTGAAGAAGAGATTTAG
- a CDS encoding DUF938 domain-containing protein: MDNRIYSPSTARNRSFIAEALLPRLPKGGSVLEIASGSGEHATHFTPIRPDVTWQPSNLEEDQILSTESWRAHVGTENFLPVLKLDVTGEVWPTEAPDYSHGPFDAIFNANMIHIAPWVVTEGLFKGANRVLKKGGFAYLYGPYKVGGKHTSESNIAFEEWLKAKDSSFGVRDIEKVAAEAEKNGLLLKESLPMPANNFFQIFEKQ, translated from the coding sequence ATGGACAACAGAATCTACTCTCCGTCGACAGCACGAAACAGGAGCTTTATCGCTGAGGCATTATTACCTCGTCTCCCAAAAGGTGGATCTGTTTTGGAAATTGCCTCAGGCAGTGGCGAACATGCGACCCACTTCACCCCAATACGTCCCGATGTCACATGGCAGCCCAGCAATCTGGAAGAAGACCAGATTTTAAGCACTGAAAGCTGGCGAGCACATGTCGGCACCGAAAACTTCTTGCCTGTCCTTAAACTGGATGTAACCGGTGAAGTTTGGCCGACCGAAGCCCCAGATTACAGCCATGGGCCCTTCGACGCCATATTCAACGCCAATATGATTCATATCGCCCCATGGGTGGTAACAGAAGGATTGTTTAAGGGTGCAAACCGTGTTCTTAAGAAAGGCGGATTTGCGTATCTATACGGTCCCTACAAAGTAGGCGGGAAACATACATCCGAAAGCAACATCGCCTTCGAGGAATGGCTGAAAGCGAAAGATTCTTCTTTCGGCGTTCGTGATATTGAAAAGGTTGCCGCCGAAGCTGAGAAAAATGGGTTACTCCTGAAAGAAAGCCTGCCCATGCCTGCCAATAACTTCTTTCAGATTTTTGAAAAGCAATAA
- the ggt gene encoding gamma-glutamyltransferase — translation MRNFSNPGRSVTYGMNGAVATSSSHASQVALSILKSGGNAMDAAIAACAVQCVVDPMQTGIGGDCFAIVSPSGDDKLFGLNGSGKAPNALTADKLLDDGIDEISLTSPHAVTVPGAIDAWTRLHEQFASMDFADLLAPAIDCAENGFVVTQRTSVDWLLAKDKLLENEQAAKLFLKDGETPGAGTVWKNPALAETLKRIAKEGRSAFYEGELAEKMVATLNAAGALHEASDFGAASADVVDLIQTEFGGHDVHQIPPSGQGITALLMMNILKGYDMDGLDPVGAKRFHLQAEAARLAYLARDKYVADPAKADVPVEMLLSDEFAAHLRTFIEVGKAGDAGGAGALDKHKDTVYLSVVDKDGMAVSFINSLFHPFGSGIADAEAGVIFQNRGAGFVVDKDHPNCVAPGKRPLHTIIPGMVTKGGKMTHCYGVMGGAYQPVGHAHVLSNIFDFGMDVQEAIEAPRAFYNAGVLEMEETISDGVKQELADMGYEITAPEMPHGGAQMIYVNQETGVLEAGTESRKDGHALAY, via the coding sequence GTGAGAAACTTCTCCAATCCCGGGCGCTCGGTAACTTATGGAATGAACGGTGCGGTTGCGACATCAAGCTCGCACGCTTCCCAGGTTGCTCTATCAATCCTGAAATCAGGCGGTAACGCCATGGACGCAGCTATTGCAGCCTGCGCGGTTCAGTGTGTTGTGGACCCCATGCAAACAGGTATTGGCGGCGATTGTTTCGCGATTGTCTCCCCCTCTGGTGATGACAAACTTTTTGGCCTCAATGGCTCCGGTAAGGCACCTAATGCTCTTACAGCAGATAAACTGTTGGATGATGGTATTGACGAGATTTCGCTGACCAGCCCTCATGCGGTAACGGTGCCGGGAGCCATCGACGCTTGGACGCGTCTTCATGAACAATTTGCTTCTATGGATTTTGCGGATCTGTTAGCCCCTGCCATTGATTGCGCGGAAAACGGATTTGTGGTGACGCAGCGCACCTCTGTGGATTGGCTCCTTGCGAAAGATAAACTTCTTGAAAATGAACAGGCGGCGAAGCTGTTCCTGAAAGATGGAGAAACTCCGGGGGCGGGAACTGTCTGGAAAAACCCAGCTTTGGCAGAAACTTTGAAGCGTATTGCCAAGGAAGGGCGCAGTGCCTTCTATGAAGGAGAGCTTGCCGAGAAGATGGTGGCGACCCTCAACGCGGCAGGTGCCCTCCACGAAGCCAGTGATTTTGGTGCGGCTTCTGCAGATGTAGTTGACCTCATACAGACCGAATTCGGCGGGCATGATGTGCATCAGATCCCACCAAGCGGCCAGGGTATCACAGCTTTGCTGATGATGAATATCCTTAAAGGGTATGACATGGATGGGCTGGATCCGGTCGGTGCAAAACGCTTCCACCTTCAGGCAGAGGCTGCGCGTCTTGCTTATCTTGCACGGGATAAATATGTGGCTGACCCGGCGAAAGCGGATGTGCCGGTTGAGATGCTGCTCTCTGATGAGTTCGCGGCTCACCTTCGGACTTTTATCGAAGTTGGTAAAGCCGGTGACGCTGGCGGCGCAGGTGCGTTGGATAAGCATAAAGATACGGTTTATCTGTCAGTTGTTGATAAGGATGGCATGGCAGTCTCCTTTATTAACTCCCTATTCCATCCATTTGGATCAGGCATTGCCGATGCAGAGGCAGGTGTGATCTTCCAGAACCGCGGCGCTGGATTTGTCGTGGACAAAGATCATCCAAACTGTGTGGCACCGGGTAAACGTCCACTGCATACCATTATCCCAGGTATGGTTACCAAAGGCGGTAAAATGACCCATTGTTACGGTGTGATGGGCGGCGCGTATCAACCTGTCGGTCATGCGCATGTTCTGTCCAATATCTTTGATTTTGGTATGGATGTTCAGGAAGCCATCGAAGCACCGCGGGCCTTCTACAACGCGGGTGTTCTTGAAATGGAAGAAACCATTTCTGATGGCGTGAAGCAGGAACTTGCAGATATGGGGTATGAAATCACTGCCCCTGAAATGCCTCATGGCGGTGCGCAGATGATTTACGTTAATCAGGAAACAGGTGTTCTGGAAGCTGGTACAGAATCCCGTAAAGACGGGCACGCGCTCGCATACTGA